In the genome of Flavobacterium panacagri, one region contains:
- a CDS encoding glycoside hydrolase family 35 protein, with the protein MKKILFKLGVLLICLMPFFTSAQTKGFSISNGEFQKDGKIIKIHSGEMHYERIPKEYWRHRLQMIKAMGLNTVATYVFWNYHEIEPGVWDFKTGNRDLAEFLRIAKSEGLYVILRPGPYACGEWEFGGYPWWLQNNPDLVIRTNNKAFLEACKTYLEQLYAVVKGNFANQGGPIIMVQAENEFGSYVSQRTDIKAEDHKAYKIAIYNMLKETGFPEPFFTSDGTWLFEGGAIEGVLPTANGESNIENLKKQVDKFHKGKGPYMVAEFYSGWLDHWAEPFIKIGSEEIASQTKKYLDAGVSFNYYMVHGGTNFGFTSGANYNEESDIQPDITSYDYDAPISEAGWATPKFMAIREVMQKYSKTKLAPIPEKIPVTKYPNQPVKSSMDVLSWIKKEKAVVNDQPLTFEKLGQGNGYVLYRKRFTQPISSGKLKIEGLRDFATVYVNGVKVGELNRVFKNYELTLSIPFNGILEILVENMGRINYGAEIVHNTKGIISPVFINEYEISGGWEMYKMPMNEVPAVKNETIKPGRPVLYEATVNIEKPADTFLDMTNWGKGIVFVNGHNLGRYWKVGPQQTLYVPGCWLNKGVNKFVVLEQLNENAQTELIFTDQPILDKLN; encoded by the coding sequence ATGAAAAAGATATTATTTAAGCTTGGAGTATTATTGATTTGTTTGATGCCTTTTTTTACTAGTGCTCAAACAAAAGGATTTTCTATATCTAATGGAGAATTTCAAAAAGATGGGAAAATTATAAAAATACATTCAGGAGAAATGCACTATGAGCGTATTCCTAAAGAGTATTGGAGACATCGATTACAGATGATTAAAGCTATGGGATTGAATACCGTGGCAACCTACGTCTTTTGGAATTATCATGAAATTGAGCCAGGTGTATGGGATTTTAAAACAGGAAATAGAGATTTAGCAGAGTTTTTACGTATTGCTAAAAGTGAAGGATTATATGTAATTCTTAGACCAGGGCCGTATGCATGTGGTGAATGGGAATTTGGAGGATATCCTTGGTGGTTGCAAAATAATCCAGATTTAGTAATCCGTACCAATAACAAAGCATTTTTAGAAGCATGCAAAACGTATCTGGAACAATTGTATGCAGTGGTAAAAGGAAATTTTGCAAACCAGGGAGGACCAATTATTATGGTTCAGGCTGAAAATGAATTTGGTTCTTATGTTTCTCAAAGAACGGATATTAAAGCTGAAGATCATAAAGCATACAAAATTGCAATTTATAATATGCTTAAAGAAACGGGTTTTCCAGAGCCTTTTTTTACTTCTGATGGTACTTGGTTATTTGAAGGCGGTGCTATTGAAGGTGTGTTACCAACTGCAAATGGAGAATCAAATATAGAAAATTTAAAAAAACAGGTTGATAAATTCCATAAAGGAAAAGGACCTTATATGGTAGCTGAGTTTTATTCTGGTTGGTTGGATCATTGGGCAGAACCATTTATTAAAATTGGATCTGAGGAGATTGCAAGCCAAACCAAAAAGTACCTTGATGCAGGTGTTTCTTTTAATTATTACATGGTACACGGCGGTACTAATTTCGGATTTACCTCTGGAGCAAATTATAATGAAGAAAGTGATATTCAGCCGGATATTACAAGTTATGATTATGATGCGCCTATTAGTGAAGCAGGTTGGGCAACACCAAAATTCATGGCTATTCGTGAAGTAATGCAAAAGTACTCTAAAACAAAATTAGCGCCGATACCTGAGAAAATACCAGTAACAAAATATCCTAATCAGCCTGTCAAATCAAGTATGGATGTTTTAAGCTGGATCAAAAAAGAAAAAGCGGTTGTAAATGACCAGCCCTTAACATTTGAAAAGTTAGGTCAGGGAAATGGATATGTTTTGTATCGAAAAAGATTTACGCAGCCAATTTCTTCTGGCAAATTGAAAATTGAGGGATTGAGAGACTTTGCTACCGTTTATGTAAATGGAGTTAAGGTGGGTGAATTGAATAGAGTTTTTAAAAATTACGAGCTAACCCTTTCTATTCCTTTTAACGGTATTTTAGAAATTCTGGTTGAAAATATGGGACGTATTAACTACGGAGCTGAAATTGTACATAATACTAAAGGTATTATTTCTCCAGTATTCATTAATGAATATGAAATTAGTGGTGGATGGGAAATGTATAAAATGCCGATGAATGAAGTGCCAGCAGTTAAAAATGAAACGATAAAACCTGGACGACCAGTTTTATATGAAGCTACAGTAAACATAGAGAAACCAGCTGATACTTTTCTTGATATGACCAATTGGGGAAAAGGAATTGTATTTGTTAACGGACACAATCTTGGCCGCTATTGGAAAGTAGGACCGCAGCAAACGCTTTATGTACCAGGCTGTTGGTTGAACAAAGGTGTAAACAAATTTGTTGTATTGGAGCAGCTTAATGAAAATGCTCAAACAGAATTAATTTTTACAGATCAACCGATATTGGATAAATTAAACTAA